A portion of the Gimesia chilikensis genome contains these proteins:
- a CDS encoding PilN domain-containing protein: protein MIPEIDFLPASYREVRRRHRNRIWRRSIVVIFLTLVTLSTVRQREIQHELQSKKETLEKHIQQMHEQLQDPARLTQQIELADVRADLLAGLLLDESPAQLLAITSHSLPEYVSLNEFQFLFEKVAGKEKPTNVKQKKAPENVVPEKLDLEKLKQHRTDEQLVLLVQGIAPDHLSISDYMSNLDRLGVFKAIDLIQSNETMFEGETMRQFRLRIVVKAPGMFLPPLDHRLTAGLDHPLTGGYGHE from the coding sequence ATGATACCTGAAATTGATTTTTTACCTGCCAGTTATCGCGAAGTGCGACGACGACACCGGAACCGGATCTGGCGTCGTTCGATTGTCGTCATCTTCCTCACGCTGGTCACCTTGAGCACCGTGCGACAGCGGGAGATCCAGCACGAACTGCAGTCGAAAAAGGAAACGCTGGAAAAGCACATCCAGCAGATGCATGAGCAATTGCAGGACCCTGCACGGCTGACACAGCAGATTGAGCTTGCCGACGTGCGGGCCGATCTGCTGGCAGGGTTGCTGCTGGATGAATCACCGGCACAACTCCTGGCGATCACCAGCCACTCTCTGCCCGAATATGTTTCATTAAACGAGTTTCAATTCCTGTTTGAAAAAGTGGCGGGTAAAGAAAAGCCGACGAATGTCAAACAGAAAAAAGCACCAGAGAACGTGGTTCCTGAAAAGCTGGATCTCGAGAAGCTGAAACAGCACCGGACGGACGAACAACTGGTGCTGCTGGTGCAGGGGATCGCCCCCGACCATCTTTCGATCTCTGATTATATGTCAAACCTGGATCGACTGGGCGTGTTTAAAGCCATCGATCTGATTCAATCCAACGAGACGATGTTCGAAGGAGAAACGATGCGGCAGTTCCGACTTCGTATCGTGGTGAAAGCACCAGGCATGTTTCTTCCCCCACTCGATCACCGGTTGACCGCCGGCCTGGATCACCCCCTGACAGGAGGTTATGGCCATGAATGA
- the pilM gene encoding pilus assembly protein PilM produces the protein MISLPRSQYTPIGLQLGPSSATLVQLTGPKQNRVVHAIAQEQFDLDDRLTADERDTKIAAELRRILVDHHFKGRRVISCLGSQELFIQNVRLPQLPTEEIAKVVAWEAEERLPYPVTEAEIRHLPAGQVRQESNTKQEVILLACHNGILERHLNLLEQAGLTAEAIDVEPSATLRCFHDEKRELQLNSVSCYLNFGDAATTVIFADQQNVLFLKYIMQGSNHLDRAVADNLDLPLTEAIRLRKIVTNSPTLDASDELHRSVIDSIRSLLESISTEVENCLRYYKVTFRGKKLDQLVVTGNESSPWLIDFLSERLNTDCRMGNPFERLKSWPTSTSILERPGRWSTAMGLAMKESSDK, from the coding sequence ATGATTTCCTTACCTCGTTCACAATATACACCCATCGGTTTGCAGCTGGGCCCCAGTTCGGCCACGCTGGTGCAGTTGACCGGCCCGAAACAGAATCGGGTCGTGCATGCCATTGCCCAGGAGCAGTTCGATCTGGATGACCGACTCACTGCCGATGAACGCGACACAAAGATCGCCGCTGAACTACGGCGGATCCTGGTCGACCATCATTTCAAAGGCCGCCGTGTGATCAGCTGCCTGGGTTCGCAGGAGCTGTTCATTCAAAACGTGAGACTGCCTCAACTGCCGACAGAAGAAATCGCGAAAGTCGTCGCCTGGGAGGCGGAAGAACGTCTGCCTTACCCGGTTACGGAAGCGGAAATCCGTCATCTGCCTGCAGGACAGGTACGACAGGAATCGAACACCAAGCAGGAAGTGATCCTGCTGGCCTGTCACAACGGAATTCTGGAACGACATTTGAATCTGCTGGAACAGGCGGGACTGACTGCAGAGGCGATTGACGTTGAGCCATCGGCCACGCTGCGTTGTTTTCATGATGAGAAACGTGAGCTGCAATTGAACTCGGTGAGCTGTTATCTGAATTTTGGTGACGCCGCCACCACCGTGATTTTCGCCGATCAGCAGAACGTATTGTTTCTCAAATACATTATGCAGGGGAGTAATCACCTGGACCGGGCCGTGGCTGACAATCTGGATCTGCCACTGACCGAGGCGATTCGTCTGCGAAAGATCGTGACTAATTCTCCGACGCTGGATGCCAGTGATGAGCTGCACCGGTCGGTGATTGATTCGATCCGCTCACTGCTGGAATCGATCAGCACTGAAGTGGAGAACTGCCTGCGATATTACAAAGTGACTTTTCGCGGAAAGAAACTGGACCAGCTGGTGGTGACGGGCAACGAATCGAGTCCCTGGCTGATCGACTTTCTTTCAGAGCGGCTGAATACAGACTGCCGGATGGGAAATCCGTTCGAACGTCTCAAGAGCTGGCCGACTTCCACCTCGATTCTGGAACGCCCCGGCAGATGGAGTACCGCCATGGGACTGGCCATGAAAGAAAGTTCCGACAAATAA
- the pilO gene encoding type IV pilus inner membrane component PilO: MNEKLRRDSLITIISLAVVVALFTFVIYLPGLKSKQQLNKQIASIQEQIRAIPTKVEQLEQLQEELQQREAFINRMKKHIPTDKDTHRVLQRVAQLANSSSLTVSSLNPGEPVPYATYLRQPFTVNVSGPYKGLIQFLNGLDTDSRLFTVSNLMLTSQYGENTGLVKGTVELSVYVLRDTESDFSDFKENRVSRSFLSTDKR; encoded by the coding sequence ATGAATGAAAAATTACGACGCGACAGCCTGATCACCATCATCAGCCTGGCGGTAGTGGTCGCCTTGTTTACCTTTGTGATTTACCTGCCGGGGCTCAAGAGCAAACAGCAGCTCAATAAGCAGATCGCCTCCATCCAGGAACAGATCCGCGCGATCCCCACCAAGGTTGAACAACTCGAACAGTTGCAGGAGGAGTTGCAGCAGCGCGAGGCATTCATCAATCGCATGAAAAAACACATCCCCACGGATAAAGATACGCACCGGGTTCTGCAGCGGGTGGCACAACTGGCGAATAGTTCCTCGCTGACGGTTTCTTCTCTAAACCCAGGTGAGCCTGTGCCTTATGCAACCTATCTGAGGCAGCCGTTCACGGTCAATGTGAGCGGGCCTTACAAGGGGCTGATCCAGTTTCTGAATGGTCTGGATACCGACAGTCGGCTGTTTACCGTCTCCAATCTGATGCTTACGAGTCAATATGGAGAAAATACGGGCCTTGTTAAAGGAACCGTCGAGCTGTCAGTTTACGTATTACGCGATACTGAGAGTGATTTTTCCGATTTTAAGGAAAATAGGGTCAGCCGGTCCTTTCTTTCGACCGATAAAAGATAA
- a CDS encoding pilus assembly FimT family protein has protein sequence MQCTRPRILRTVQNQCGRAGFTLVELLIVVVLISILASVSLLSIDSSTSHSLETTARMLVADLRLARNHAIQFNSEYTVEFDLNTQTYEIVHSGAGTAPVPENSLAGSTADKTKYIQSVQKDTLNLPDRVVISQIYLKTSDTEVRDLAFGAMGGTGPGRSEDTMLVISTTRNGTTFSIPITVSWITGQAWADEIQTN, from the coding sequence ATGCAGTGCACCCGACCGCGGATCCTGCGCACGGTACAGAATCAATGTGGACGGGCGGGCTTCACGCTGGTTGAACTGTTGATTGTGGTCGTACTGATTTCAATCCTGGCTTCGGTCTCGCTGCTTTCCATTGACTCAAGTACTTCGCATTCCCTGGAGACCACAGCGCGGATGCTGGTGGCTGACCTGCGGCTGGCGCGGAATCATGCCATTCAGTTCAACAGCGAATACACGGTGGAATTCGATCTCAATACGCAGACATACGAAATCGTACACAGCGGGGCAGGTACCGCACCTGTGCCGGAAAACAGCCTGGCGGGGTCAACCGCAGACAAAACGAAATACATACAATCCGTACAGAAAGATACTCTGAACCTGCCCGATCGGGTCGTCATCAGCCAGATCTATCTGAAGACCTCTGACACTGAAGTACGCGACCTGGCTTTTGGAGCAATGGGAGGCACCGGGCCGGGACGCAGCGAAGATACCATGCTTGTCATCTCCACGACTCGCAACGGGACCACCTTTTCCATCCCGATTACGGTCTCCTGGATTACAGGCCAGGCGTGGGCAGATGAAATACAGACCAACTGA
- a CDS encoding tetratricopeptide repeat protein, whose protein sequence is MLRNLCCIACALVWLICCGCQAVPISTLSQMSGEALQGETIPQTSEASSRTERTSPFNERANQLVDQALQHYSQGELQQARSLLASAREIDPGHIGTFEIEAQLSYDMGDRKQFLQSLRAIRAASPQDAAKQSAIGTLFFQAGQTQEGIACLKRAIALKPHEENYSLKLAAFLEQTSRTDEAHEVLLRALHTTPGSKRLPIALGRVCEVNQQWSEASVYYAMVINHLPENHVWRKHRARCLYHAGKYQEAFEQFSICQEADRELLSLSEKIAFGDTALRLGDLEKAQQLFDEISAAHQHQLLHVEVLRGLCAINRGQTTDAKAIIATARKKWPADPTLLEVAALLPAQQTAVR, encoded by the coding sequence ATGCTGCGGAATCTCTGTTGCATCGCCTGTGCGTTGGTCTGGCTGATCTGTTGCGGCTGTCAGGCGGTGCCGATTTCCACGCTGTCGCAGATGTCAGGTGAGGCACTGCAAGGGGAAACCATACCACAGACCTCAGAGGCTTCCTCACGGACCGAGCGGACATCTCCCTTCAATGAACGGGCGAATCAGCTCGTAGATCAGGCATTACAGCATTACTCCCAGGGAGAACTGCAGCAGGCCCGGTCGCTGCTCGCCTCGGCACGGGAAATAGATCCCGGTCATATCGGGACGTTTGAAATCGAGGCCCAGCTCTCCTACGACATGGGGGACCGGAAACAGTTTCTGCAGTCGCTCCGGGCGATTCGCGCTGCGAGTCCTCAAGACGCCGCCAAACAGAGTGCCATCGGAACCCTGTTTTTTCAGGCCGGCCAGACCCAGGAAGGCATCGCCTGCCTGAAGCGAGCCATCGCGTTGAAACCGCATGAAGAAAACTACTCATTGAAACTGGCGGCTTTTCTGGAGCAGACCAGCCGCACCGATGAGGCTCATGAAGTTCTGTTACGGGCCCTGCATACGACACCGGGCAGCAAACGACTGCCCATCGCCCTGGGTCGCGTCTGTGAGGTCAATCAGCAGTGGTCCGAAGCCAGCGTGTATTATGCGATGGTGATCAATCATCTGCCCGAAAACCACGTCTGGCGAAAACACCGCGCCCGCTGTCTGTATCACGCCGGCAAGTACCAGGAAGCTTTTGAACAGTTCTCCATTTGCCAGGAAGCAGACCGGGAACTGCTGTCGCTTTCGGAAAAAATCGCCTTTGGCGACACAGCGCTGCGGCTGGGAGATCTGGAAAAGGCGCAACAACTGTTCGATGAAATTTCTGCCGCCCATCAGCACCAGTTACTCCACGTAGAGGTATTGCGCGGGTTATGCGCAATCAACCGGGGCCAGACAACTGATGCGAAAGCCATCATCGCTACAGCCCGTAAAAAATGGCCCGCTGATCCTACGCTGTTAGAGGTCGCGGCCCTGCTCCCTGCGCAACAGACGGCGGTAAGGTAA